The following proteins are co-located in the Conyzicola lurida genome:
- a CDS encoding MFS transporter: MTTLDEYRAVQRRSVALLSIGQVLGGLGLGATLSLGAIIAESLSGSPAWSGMAATMSTLGAAAAAIPLARLARSRGRRVALALGALIATVGALLTITSVVVESFPLLLLALAGLGSGTAVALQARFAATDLASAAHRARDLSLVVWATSLGAVVGPNLVGPGERVGEALGLPPLAGPFVFTVVAQLAAALVYTVGLRPDPLLLRQRLDAAPVAAAVTPAVARPRRATFAIAAVALSHAVMVSVMSMTPVHLSGHGSSITVVGLVISLHIAGMYVLSPVFGALADRLGSIPVILGGQAVLVAALLTVALGAESHVGVTVGLVLLGLGWSAATVAGSALLAESVLAERRSVMQGRSDLAMNAAGALGGALAGPVLTLLGYAGLAVVALAIVAVVLGLAGRLRVVDA; encoded by the coding sequence GTGACCACCCTCGACGAGTACCGCGCGGTCCAGCGGCGCTCCGTCGCGCTGCTGAGCATCGGACAGGTGCTCGGCGGCCTCGGCCTCGGGGCCACCCTGTCGCTCGGCGCGATCATCGCCGAGTCGCTCTCCGGTTCCCCGGCCTGGAGCGGCATGGCCGCGACCATGAGCACGCTCGGCGCCGCGGCGGCCGCGATCCCGCTCGCGCGTCTCGCGCGGAGCCGGGGTCGCCGGGTCGCCCTCGCGCTCGGTGCTCTTATCGCCACGGTCGGCGCGCTGCTCACCATCACGAGCGTGGTGGTCGAATCGTTCCCGCTGCTCTTGCTCGCGCTCGCGGGCCTCGGCAGCGGCACCGCGGTCGCCCTGCAGGCCCGGTTCGCCGCCACCGACCTCGCCTCGGCCGCGCACCGCGCACGCGACCTCTCGCTCGTCGTCTGGGCCACGTCGCTCGGCGCGGTCGTCGGCCCGAACCTCGTCGGCCCGGGGGAGCGCGTCGGCGAAGCGCTCGGCCTGCCGCCGCTCGCCGGCCCCTTCGTCTTCACCGTGGTCGCCCAGCTCGCCGCGGCGCTCGTCTACACGGTCGGCCTGCGGCCCGACCCGCTCCTGCTCCGACAGCGGTTGGATGCCGCGCCCGTGGCCGCGGCCGTGACACCGGCTGTCGCGCGCCCCCGTCGCGCCACCTTCGCGATCGCGGCCGTGGCCCTCAGCCACGCGGTCATGGTCTCCGTGATGTCGATGACGCCCGTGCACCTCAGCGGCCACGGCTCGTCGATCACCGTCGTCGGGCTGGTGATCAGCCTGCACATCGCCGGCATGTACGTGCTCTCGCCGGTGTTCGGCGCGCTCGCCGACCGCCTCGGGAGCATCCCCGTGATCCTCGGCGGGCAGGCGGTGCTCGTGGCGGCGCTGCTGACCGTCGCGCTCGGGGCCGAGAGCCACGTCGGGGTCACGGTCGGCCTCGTGCTGCTCGGGCTCGGCTGGAGCGCGGCCACCGTGGCGGGGTCGGCGCTGCTCGCCGAGTCGGTTCTGGCCGAGCGGCGCTCGGTCATGCAGGGGCGCTCCGACCTCGCGATGAACGCGGCGGGCGCGCTCGGCGGCGCTCTCGCGGGACCCGTTCTCACGCTGCTCGGGTACGCGGGCCTCGCCGTCGTCGCGCTCGCGATCGTAGCGGTCGTCCTCGGGCTCGCGGGGCGGTTGCGCGTCGTCGACGCCTGA
- a CDS encoding fumarylacetoacetate hydrolase family protein, whose product MKIARFSSGGDPRFGIVDGDELVVLTGDPMFVGFDTTEERVPLSDVRLLAPVIPRSKVLSVEGNYPADPDEDTDAAPLIFLKPNTTVVGPGDPILLPDGVGAVAHEGELVVVIGRIAKKVSVENALDHVFGYTVGNDVTAVDLMAEPGQESRAKGYDTFAPVGPVIETELDPQNLTITTRVDGETRLSGSTGDSKNTVAELVAFASDIFTLLPGDIIMTGSPAGDGAITAGQFVEIGIGGIGTLGNPTRARA is encoded by the coding sequence GTGAAAATCGCGCGCTTTAGCTCTGGTGGAGACCCCCGTTTCGGCATCGTCGACGGCGACGAACTCGTCGTCCTGACGGGCGACCCGATGTTCGTCGGCTTCGACACGACCGAGGAGCGTGTGCCGCTCTCCGACGTGCGGCTCCTCGCCCCCGTCATCCCTCGTTCGAAGGTTCTCAGCGTCGAGGGAAACTACCCGGCCGACCCCGACGAAGACACCGACGCCGCCCCGCTGATCTTCCTCAAGCCGAACACGACGGTCGTCGGACCGGGCGACCCGATCCTGCTGCCCGACGGCGTCGGCGCGGTCGCCCACGAGGGCGAGCTCGTCGTCGTGATCGGCCGCATCGCCAAGAAGGTCTCGGTCGAGAACGCCCTCGACCACGTCTTCGGCTACACGGTCGGCAACGACGTCACCGCCGTCGACCTGATGGCAGAGCCCGGCCAGGAGTCGCGGGCCAAGGGTTACGACACGTTCGCACCGGTCGGCCCGGTCATCGAGACCGAGCTCGACCCGCAGAACCTCACGATCACTACCCGCGTCGACGGCGAGACCCGTCTCTCGGGCTCGACCGGCGACAGCAAGAACACCGTCGCCGAACTGGTCGCCTTCGCCTCGGACATCTTCACGCTGCTGCCGGGCGACATCATCATGACCGGTTCGCCCGCCGGCGACGGCGCCATCACTGCCGGCCAGTTCGTCGAGATCGGAATCGGCGGCATCGGCACGCTCGGCAACCCCACGCGCGCACGGGCGTGA
- a CDS encoding aldo/keto reductase family protein, with translation MEHRYLGNSGLKVSEITYGNWLTHGSQVENDVATQCVHAALDAGITTFDTADTYANTVAEQVLGDALKGQRRESLEIFTKVYFPTGPKGPNDTGLSRKHIRESIDASLIRLGTDYVDLYQAHRYDYETPLEETMQAFAQAVHQGKALYIGVSEWSAEQLRAGHKLATELGIQLISNQPQYSALWRVIEGEVVPTSRELGISQIVWSPVAQGVLTGKYKPGAELPSGSRATDAAGGADMISNWLRDEVLTGVQKLEPIAEENGLSMAQLAVAWVLQNDNVASAIIGASRPQQVTDNVKASGVTLSPETLAAIDAAIGDVAETDVSLTVGRSPKSR, from the coding sequence ATGGAACATCGCTATCTCGGAAACAGCGGCCTCAAGGTCTCGGAAATCACGTACGGCAACTGGCTGACCCACGGGTCCCAGGTGGAGAACGACGTCGCGACGCAGTGCGTGCACGCCGCCCTCGATGCTGGAATCACCACGTTCGACACGGCGGACACCTACGCCAACACCGTCGCGGAGCAGGTGCTCGGCGACGCCCTCAAGGGCCAGCGCCGCGAGTCGCTGGAGATCTTCACGAAGGTCTACTTCCCGACCGGGCCGAAGGGTCCGAACGACACCGGCCTGAGCCGCAAGCACATCCGCGAGTCGATCGACGCCTCGCTCATCCGCCTCGGAACCGACTACGTCGACCTCTACCAGGCACACCGCTACGACTACGAGACACCGCTCGAGGAGACGATGCAGGCGTTCGCGCAGGCCGTGCACCAGGGCAAGGCGCTGTACATCGGCGTCTCCGAGTGGTCGGCCGAGCAGCTGCGTGCCGGACACAAGCTCGCCACCGAGCTCGGCATCCAGCTCATCTCGAACCAGCCGCAGTACTCGGCGCTCTGGCGCGTCATCGAGGGCGAGGTCGTGCCCACGTCGCGCGAGCTCGGCATCTCGCAGATCGTCTGGTCGCCCGTGGCACAGGGCGTGCTCACGGGCAAGTACAAGCCGGGCGCCGAGCTGCCCAGCGGCTCCCGGGCGACGGATGCCGCGGGCGGGGCCGACATGATCAGCAACTGGCTGCGTGACGAGGTATTGACCGGCGTGCAGAAGCTCGAGCCCATCGCCGAAGAGAACGGCCTGTCGATGGCGCAGCTCGCCGTGGCCTGGGTGCTGCAGAACGACAACGTCGCGTCCGCGATCATCGGCGCCTCCCGCCCGCAGCAGGTCACCGACAACGTCAAGGCGTCGGGCGTGACGCTCAGCCCCGAGACTCTCGCCGCGATCGATGCGGCGATCGGGGATGTCGCCGAGACCGACGTGTCGCTGACCGTGGGTCGCTCGCCGAAGTCGCGCTAG
- a CDS encoding response regulator, translating into MTGPIRVLVVDDQPMVRMGLRMMLDAEADIEVVDEARDGIDAVEKAEQHGPDVVLMDIRMPRLDGVEATRRIVAAGTARAVVVITTFDDEEYLLGSVRAGASGFLLKDAGADLLAAAVRTALRGDTLIDPAMTRSLLEHRLGAESRAVDAVVPADQAALLATLTDREREVLEAIARGLSNAAIASEFFLSAATVKTHISAVLQKTKTASRVQAAVFAYEVGFVRPGWLGG; encoded by the coding sequence GTGACCGGCCCGATCCGCGTGCTCGTCGTCGACGACCAGCCGATGGTTCGCATGGGGCTGCGCATGATGCTCGACGCGGAGGCCGACATCGAGGTCGTCGACGAGGCGCGCGACGGAATCGACGCGGTCGAGAAGGCGGAACAGCACGGACCCGACGTGGTGCTGATGGACATCCGGATGCCGCGGCTCGACGGCGTGGAAGCGACGAGGCGCATCGTCGCCGCGGGCACCGCGAGGGCGGTCGTCGTCATCACCACGTTCGACGACGAGGAGTACCTGCTCGGCAGCGTGCGCGCGGGAGCATCGGGGTTCCTGCTCAAGGACGCGGGCGCCGACCTGCTCGCCGCCGCGGTGCGCACGGCGCTTCGCGGCGACACCCTGATCGACCCGGCGATGACCCGGTCCCTGCTCGAGCACCGGCTCGGCGCCGAGAGCCGCGCCGTCGACGCCGTGGTGCCCGCCGACCAGGCCGCGCTGCTCGCGACACTCACCGACCGCGAGCGGGAGGTACTCGAGGCGATCGCGCGAGGCCTGAGCAACGCGGCGATCGCCTCGGAGTTCTTCCTCAGCGCGGCGACGGTGAAAACGCACATCAGCGCCGTGCTGCAGAAGACGAAGACCGCGAGCCGGGTGCAGGCCGCGGTCTTCGCCTACGAGGTGGGTTTCGTGCGGCCGGGATGGCTGGGTGGCTAG
- a CDS encoding sensor histidine kinase, giving the protein MPTLPTSVSALWRRPLVRDALRAAALLAAWLLAILLALRLGWYPFQLESYIYLGVITALALLLCRRWPLVGLVLVGIASVWPAWYFDVPELRIVPLVVAGFIAAASGLQLRIAAPVVVVSVVLTVVPSFMWGVDYTGETAWVLETLVYSDPSTRILAGLVAIGAMLLGASVHAQRRTVASLRERNAELERLREADAARIVAEERTAIARDIHDVVAHHISAMVIRAQAADRVADTRPEELRDTVRWIAGTGQDALGAMRQVVRVLRSDTGAPALMAPADFAAALDAIVGRVRDTGLVVEVAIDPDLDLTTLQQAAVVRIVQEGLTNVMLHSDATAARIALGARDRSIELRIDDEGSEASAVSSSGGGSGIRGMRERAEAAGGTLVAGRLNGRGWTVLVRLPEPSRELVRA; this is encoded by the coding sequence ATGCCGACGCTCCCGACCTCCGTCTCCGCGCTCTGGCGCCGTCCCCTCGTGCGTGACGCGCTGCGGGCCGCGGCCCTGCTCGCCGCGTGGCTGCTCGCGATCCTGCTCGCGCTGCGACTCGGCTGGTACCCGTTCCAGCTCGAGAGTTACATCTATCTCGGCGTCATCACCGCGCTCGCGCTGCTGCTCTGTCGGCGCTGGCCGCTCGTCGGACTCGTGCTGGTCGGCATCGCGTCGGTCTGGCCCGCCTGGTACTTCGACGTTCCCGAGCTGCGCATCGTGCCGCTCGTCGTCGCCGGTTTCATCGCCGCGGCGAGCGGGTTGCAGCTGCGGATCGCGGCCCCCGTCGTCGTGGTCTCGGTGGTCCTGACCGTCGTGCCCTCGTTCATGTGGGGCGTCGACTACACCGGCGAGACCGCCTGGGTACTCGAGACACTGGTCTACAGCGACCCCTCCACCCGCATCCTCGCGGGCCTCGTCGCCATCGGGGCCATGCTGCTCGGCGCGTCCGTGCACGCCCAGCGCCGCACCGTCGCGTCGCTGCGCGAGCGCAACGCGGAGCTCGAACGCCTGCGCGAGGCCGACGCCGCGCGCATCGTCGCCGAGGAGCGCACGGCCATCGCCCGCGACATCCACGACGTCGTCGCCCACCACATCAGCGCGATGGTGATCCGGGCGCAGGCCGCCGACCGGGTCGCCGACACCCGTCCCGAGGAGCTGCGCGACACGGTGCGCTGGATCGCCGGCACCGGGCAGGACGCGCTCGGCGCGATGCGCCAGGTGGTGCGCGTGCTGCGCTCGGACACGGGTGCACCCGCACTGATGGCGCCCGCCGACTTCGCCGCCGCGCTCGACGCGATCGTCGGCCGGGTGCGTGACACGGGGCTCGTCGTCGAGGTCGCGATCGACCCCGACCTGGACCTGACGACCCTGCAGCAGGCCGCGGTCGTGCGCATCGTGCAGGAAGGGCTCACCAACGTGATGCTGCACTCGGACGCGACGGCGGCGCGCATCGCGCTCGGCGCCCGCGACCGCTCGATCGAGCTGCGCATCGACGACGAGGGCTCCGAGGCGTCGGCGGTGTCGTCGAGCGGCGGCGGGTCCGGTATCCGGGGCATGCGCGAGCGGGCCGAGGCCGCGGGCGGCACCCTCGTCGCCGGGCGCCTCAACGGCCGCGGCTGGACCGTGCTCGTGCGGCTGCCCGAACCGAGCCGCGAACTGGTGCGCGCGTGA
- a CDS encoding branched-chain amino acid aminotransferase: protein MNPEAKSEMERMEILADPGFGKHFTDHMVDICWSARGSWHRPRVQPYGPISLDPAAAVLHYGQEIFEGMKAYRHEDGSIWTFRPEKNAERMQRSARRMALPELPTEYFIDSLKEIIKADGAWVPSEPDTSLYIRPFMFAKESFLGVRPAEKVNYYVIASPAGPYFAGGGVVPISIWLSTTYSRAGKGGTGAAKTGGNYASSLVAQAEAYDNGCDQVLFLDSEENKYLEELGGMNIVLVYKDGTLVTPHSDSILEGITRDSILELAEDRGLKVERRRVTIDEWREGVASGDIVEAFACGTAAVVTPIALVKSADFEIGSADAPAGPLTLSLREELTDIQYGRREDVHGWMTRLDA from the coding sequence ATGAACCCCGAAGCCAAGTCGGAGATGGAGCGCATGGAGATCCTCGCCGACCCGGGCTTCGGCAAGCACTTCACCGACCACATGGTCGACATCTGCTGGTCGGCCCGTGGCAGCTGGCACCGCCCGCGCGTGCAGCCCTACGGCCCGATCTCGCTCGACCCCGCCGCCGCCGTGCTGCACTACGGCCAGGAAATCTTCGAGGGCATGAAGGCGTACCGCCACGAGGACGGCTCCATCTGGACCTTCCGCCCCGAGAAGAACGCCGAGCGCATGCAGCGCTCCGCCCGTCGCATGGCGCTTCCCGAACTGCCCACCGAGTACTTCATCGACTCGCTGAAAGAGATCATCAAGGCGGATGGCGCGTGGGTCCCCTCCGAGCCCGACACGAGCCTCTACATCCGTCCGTTTATGTTCGCGAAGGAGTCGTTCCTCGGCGTGCGTCCCGCGGAGAAGGTCAACTACTACGTCATCGCGAGCCCGGCCGGCCCGTACTTCGCGGGCGGCGGCGTCGTGCCGATCTCGATCTGGCTCTCGACCACCTACTCGCGCGCCGGCAAGGGCGGAACGGGTGCGGCGAAGACCGGCGGCAACTACGCCTCGTCGCTCGTGGCCCAGGCCGAGGCGTACGACAACGGCTGCGACCAGGTGCTGTTCCTCGACAGCGAAGAGAACAAGTACCTCGAAGAGCTCGGCGGCATGAACATCGTGCTGGTCTACAAGGACGGCACGCTCGTCACCCCGCACTCCGACTCGATCCTCGAGGGCATCACGCGCGACTCGATCCTGGAGCTCGCGGAGGACCGCGGCCTCAAGGTCGAGCGTCGTCGCGTGACGATCGACGAGTGGCGCGAGGGTGTGGCCTCGGGCGACATCGTCGAGGCCTTCGCCTGCGGTACCGCCGCGGTGGTCACGCCGATCGCCCTCGTGAAGAGCGCCGACTTCGAGATCGGCTCGGCCGACGCCCCCGCCGGCCCGCTCACCCTGTCGCTGCGCGAAGAGCTCACCGACATCCAGTACGGACGTCGCGAGGACGTGCACGGCTGGATGACGCGCCTCGACGCCTGA
- a CDS encoding 3-isopropylmalate dehydrogenase, with the protein MPSALNLAVIPGDGIGPEVIAEAVKVLQAALPADVTLTTTEFPFGAGHFLETGRILDDSDLDELKKHDAILLGAVGGDPRDPRLKGGIIERGLLLKLRFALDHYVNLRPTTLFPNVESPLANPGDVDFVVVREGTEGPYVGNGGAIRVGTPAEVANEVSVNTAFGVERLVRYGFAVAASRPAKKLTLVHKTNVLVFAGSLWQRTVDRVALEFPDVAVDYLHIDAVTIFMVTNPGRFDTIVTDNLFGDIITDLAAAISGGIGLAASGNINPDGTFPSMFEPVHGSAPDIAGQQKADPTAAILSVALLLDHLGSVDAAARVSAAVSADLAARGSAPRTTAQIGDAIAASLT; encoded by the coding sequence ATGCCCTCAGCTCTCAATCTCGCAGTGATTCCCGGAGACGGAATCGGACCGGAAGTCATCGCCGAAGCCGTGAAGGTGCTGCAGGCGGCACTGCCCGCCGACGTGACGCTCACGACGACCGAGTTCCCGTTCGGGGCAGGGCACTTCCTCGAGACCGGCAGGATCCTCGACGACTCCGACCTCGACGAGCTGAAGAAGCACGACGCCATTCTGCTCGGTGCGGTCGGCGGCGACCCCCGCGACCCGCGCCTCAAGGGCGGCATCATCGAGCGCGGCCTGCTGCTCAAGCTGCGCTTCGCCCTCGACCACTACGTCAACCTGCGCCCGACCACGCTGTTCCCCAACGTCGAATCCCCGCTGGCGAACCCCGGCGACGTCGACTTCGTCGTCGTGCGCGAGGGCACCGAGGGGCCGTACGTCGGCAACGGCGGTGCGATCCGCGTCGGCACCCCCGCCGAGGTCGCGAACGAGGTCTCGGTCAACACGGCATTCGGTGTCGAACGCCTCGTGCGGTACGGATTCGCCGTCGCGGCATCCCGCCCTGCTAAAAAGCTGACGCTCGTGCACAAGACCAACGTGCTCGTGTTCGCCGGCTCGCTCTGGCAGCGCACGGTCGACCGGGTCGCCCTCGAGTTCCCCGACGTGGCCGTGGACTACCTGCACATCGACGCCGTGACTATATTCATGGTCACGAATCCGGGTAGATTTGACACCATCGTCACGGACAACCTCTTTGGCGACATCATCACCGATCTTGCTGCCGCCATTAGCGGCGGAATCGGACTGGCCGCCTCCGGCAACATCAACCCGGATGGTACGTTCCCCAGCATGTTCGAGCCGGTCCACGGATCCGCACCCGACATCGCCGGCCAGCAGAAAGCCGATCCCACCGCCGCGATCCTCTCCGTGGCACTGCTGCTCGATCACCTCGGGTCAGTGGATGCCGCGGCTCGCGTTTCCGCGGCCGTCTCCGCCGACCTCGCCGCCCGTGGTTCCGCCCCCAGGACCACCGCGCAGATCGGCGACGCCATCGCGGCCTCGCTCACCTAA
- a CDS encoding DUF6458 family protein, producing MSIGSGIALFVIGAILAFAVNVQLDWIELSTIGYLLMGAGVLIFILGLVLMMRKRQSTTTVRSAVDPASGEAVQQRSTSTPNDTI from the coding sequence ATGAGTATTGGAAGCGGTATCGCCCTGTTCGTCATCGGCGCCATTCTGGCCTTCGCGGTCAACGTGCAGCTGGACTGGATCGAGCTGAGCACCATCGGCTACCTGCTGATGGGTGCCGGTGTGTTGATCTTCATCCTCGGCCTCGTGCTGATGATGCGTAAGCGCCAGTCCACCACCACAGTGCGCTCGGCCGTCGACCCCGCCAGCGGCGAGGCCGTGCAGCAGCGTTCGACCAGCACGCCGAACGACACGATCTAA
- a CDS encoding MFS transporter translates to MSTIEHPRVLASTRQWFALGVLMLPTLLVSIDNTVLSFALPSIARDLRPSAAAQLWIVDAYPLVLAALLVAMGNLGDRFGRRRMLLIGASGFGVVSVLAATAQDAAWLIAARVLLGFFGAMIMPSTLSLLRSLFVDRRQRRLAIAIWATGFSAGSAVGPLVGGVLLEHFWWGSVFLIAVPFLLPLLVFAPLLILESKDPAPGPFDLVSILLSMLALGPAVYAIKSIATEGFGVVPVLLIAVGIAAGTLFVRRLLKQDNPMLDMKLFRVPSFSGAVVVNLVSVFSLVGFLFFITQHLQLVVGLSPFDAAIALAPGTVVIIVAGLAIVPVVRRIRPGYLMAFGLSLSLVAYASVAIVGGGTTTLSLILAFCVLGAGIGAAETLSNDLIISSVPADKAGAASGVSETAYELGAVLGTAVLGSILTASYRSSVVIPGSVTGADATAARETLGGAVEVASTLPGAVGDSLLASARAAFDSGVVVTSWVAAALMAVAITVTLVTLRKPRG, encoded by the coding sequence ATGAGCACCATCGAACACCCCCGCGTCCTCGCCTCCACCCGCCAGTGGTTCGCCCTCGGCGTGCTCATGCTGCCCACCCTGCTGGTCTCGATCGACAACACCGTGCTGAGCTTCGCGCTGCCGAGCATCGCCCGCGACCTGCGCCCGTCGGCCGCGGCCCAGCTCTGGATCGTCGACGCCTACCCGCTCGTGCTCGCGGCCCTGCTCGTGGCGATGGGCAACCTCGGCGACCGCTTCGGCCGCCGCCGCATGCTGCTCATCGGCGCCTCGGGCTTCGGCGTCGTCTCCGTGCTGGCGGCGACGGCTCAGGATGCCGCCTGGCTGATCGCCGCGCGTGTTCTGCTGGGGTTCTTCGGCGCGATGATCATGCCGTCCACCCTGTCGCTGCTGCGCTCGCTCTTCGTCGACCGCCGTCAGCGCCGCCTCGCCATCGCGATCTGGGCGACGGGCTTCTCGGCCGGTTCCGCCGTCGGCCCGCTCGTCGGCGGTGTCCTGCTCGAGCACTTCTGGTGGGGCTCCGTGTTCCTCATCGCGGTGCCGTTCCTGCTGCCGCTTCTGGTGTTCGCGCCGCTGCTCATCCTCGAATCGAAGGACCCGGCGCCCGGCCCGTTCGACCTCGTCAGCATCCTGCTCTCCATGCTCGCGCTCGGCCCCGCGGTCTACGCGATCAAGTCGATCGCGACCGAGGGCTTCGGCGTGGTTCCCGTGCTGCTGATCGCCGTCGGCATCGCGGCGGGCACCCTGTTCGTGCGCCGCCTGCTGAAGCAGGACAACCCGATGCTCGACATGAAGCTGTTCCGCGTGCCGTCGTTCAGCGGCGCCGTCGTGGTCAACCTGGTCAGCGTGTTCTCGCTCGTCGGATTCCTGTTCTTCATCACGCAGCATTTGCAACTCGTGGTGGGGCTGAGCCCGTTCGACGCCGCGATAGCGCTCGCGCCCGGCACCGTCGTCATCATCGTGGCGGGCCTCGCCATCGTGCCCGTCGTGCGCCGGATCCGGCCGGGCTACCTGATGGCCTTCGGGCTCTCGCTGTCGCTCGTCGCGTACGCCTCGGTCGCGATCGTCGGGGGAGGGACGACGACGCTGAGCCTCATCCTCGCGTTCTGTGTGCTCGGTGCGGGGATCGGTGCGGCCGAGACGCTCTCGAACGACCTGATCATCTCGAGCGTTCCCGCAGACAAAGCGGGTGCGGCATCCGGCGTCTCGGAGACCGCCTACGAACTCGGCGCCGTCCTCGGAACCGCGGTCCTCGGCAGTATCCTCACCGCGTCGTACCGGTCGTCGGTCGTGATCCCCGGTTCCGTGACGGGCGCCGATGCGACGGCGGCCCGGGAGACCCTGGGCGGCGCGGTCGAGGTCGCGTCGACGCTGCCGGGCGCGGTGGGCGACAGCCTGCTCGCGTCGGCGCGGGCGGCGTTCGACTCCGGCGTGGTCGTCACCTCGTGGGTCGCGGCGGCACTGATGGCGGTCGCGATCACGGTGACGCTGGTCACGCTGCGCAAGCCGCGGGGTTGA
- a CDS encoding TetR/AcrR family transcriptional regulator: protein MVQKTSAKEAVLDAFERVVIDRGERAATLEAVATEAGVSKGGLLYHFGGKKDLVEGLVERMTGLAESDLEQLAAAPDGIVSRFIRSSVVIGTPFDSTYIAMTRLAQSGLYPEANASLSSVEQGWRTLIEGAVGDPAIARIVLLVGDGLYYNAALFPFDKLPTPEGELDDVVTAIEELTRSRTGR from the coding sequence ATGGTGCAGAAGACGTCAGCCAAAGAAGCGGTGCTCGACGCGTTCGAACGCGTGGTGATCGACCGGGGCGAGCGCGCCGCGACCCTCGAGGCGGTGGCCACCGAGGCGGGCGTCTCCAAGGGCGGGCTGCTCTACCACTTCGGCGGCAAGAAGGACCTCGTCGAAGGGCTCGTCGAAAGGATGACAGGGCTGGCCGAGAGCGATCTCGAGCAGCTGGCCGCGGCTCCCGACGGTATCGTCAGCCGTTTCATCCGCTCGTCCGTCGTTATCGGAACCCCGTTCGACAGCACGTATATCGCCATGACCCGGCTCGCGCAGTCGGGGCTCTACCCCGAGGCGAACGCGTCGCTCTCGAGCGTGGAGCAGGGATGGCGCACCCTGATCGAGGGCGCGGTCGGCGACCCGGCCATCGCCCGGATCGTGCTGCTCGTCGGCGACGGGCTGTACTACAACGCGGCGCTGTTCCCGTTCGACAAGCTGCCGACGCCCGAGGGCGAGCTCGACGACGTCGTCACCGCGATCGAGGAGCTGACGCGCTCGCGCACCGGTCGCTGA
- a CDS encoding glycerol dehydrogenase, translating into MSTTASTTPPIRTVMSPGRYVQGKGALARLGEFVAQIGTAPLIIADDFVWGIAEDQVSASFTAADLRIERVGFGRFATATAVDALVEKIKETGTDVVVAVGGGSAIDAAKSAGHLAGIRWVSVPTVASTDAPTSALAVIYTEEGEFVEYRFFPRNPDLVLIDTQFVANAPVAFLVAGIGDALATWLEARATAASNSTTMAGGQPTQTGTALAKLSWEIIHENAFSALDAVRDGVVTPALENLVEANTLLSGLGFESGGLAAAHAIHNGLTAAPQTHGLSHGQKVNIGSLTQLVLEGAPRAEIEDFIEFTTRVGLPTTLTEIGLTVEDETELRAIAELATVPTETIHNMPFAVTVDDVVSALKSIERLSRSVRADRGLAEPVKHVAKH; encoded by the coding sequence ATGAGCACCACCGCCAGCACGACACCCCCCATCCGCACTGTCATGAGCCCGGGCCGCTACGTCCAGGGCAAGGGCGCTCTCGCCCGCCTCGGTGAATTCGTCGCGCAGATCGGTACCGCGCCGCTCATCATCGCCGACGACTTCGTCTGGGGCATCGCCGAGGATCAGGTCAGCGCGAGCTTCACCGCCGCCGACCTGCGCATCGAGCGCGTCGGATTCGGCCGCTTCGCCACCGCGACCGCCGTGGACGCTCTCGTCGAGAAGATCAAGGAAACGGGCACCGACGTCGTCGTCGCCGTCGGCGGCGGCAGCGCCATCGACGCCGCGAAGTCGGCCGGCCACCTCGCGGGTATCCGCTGGGTCAGCGTGCCGACCGTCGCGTCGACCGACGCACCCACGTCGGCCCTCGCCGTCATCTACACCGAGGAGGGCGAGTTCGTCGAGTACCGCTTCTTCCCGCGCAACCCCGACCTCGTGCTCATCGACACGCAGTTCGTCGCCAATGCCCCGGTCGCCTTCCTCGTCGCCGGAATCGGCGACGCCCTCGCCACCTGGCTCGAGGCGCGCGCCACTGCCGCGTCGAACTCCACGACCATGGCCGGCGGCCAGCCCACCCAGACCGGCACCGCGCTTGCCAAGCTCTCCTGGGAGATCATCCACGAGAACGCCTTCTCGGCCCTCGACGCGGTGCGCGACGGTGTCGTCACGCCGGCTCTCGAGAACCTCGTCGAGGCCAACACGCTGCTCTCGGGCCTCGGCTTCGAGTCGGGCGGACTCGCCGCGGCACACGCCATCCACAACGGCCTGACCGCCGCACCGCAGACCCATGGCCTGTCGCACGGCCAGAAGGTCAATATCGGTTCGCTCACCCAGCTCGTGCTCGAGGGTGCGCCGCGCGCCGAGATCGAGGACTTCATCGAGTTCACCACCCGCGTCGGCCTCCCGACCACCCTCACCGAGATCGGACTCACCGTCGAGGACGAGACCGAGCTGCGGGCGATCGCCGAACTGGCGACCGTCCCCACCGAGACCATCCACAACATGCCGTTCGCCGTCACGGTCGACGACGTCGTGAGCGCGCTGAAGTCGATCGAGCGCCTGTCGCGTTCGGTGCGTGCCGACCGTGGACTGGCGGAGCCGGTCAAGCACGTCGCGAAGCACTAG